The following proteins are co-located in the Pyricularia oryzae 70-15 chromosome 1, whole genome shotgun sequence genome:
- a CDS encoding multidrug and toxin extrusion protein 1 gives MPPSISSRSATAHEEEAIETTALLPRQQQQQQHRSRAEYAAWLREIWFLTKACVPVILAYMLQNSLQTISVLIVGRLSPEALSAAAFAYMFAMATAWLIALGGTSALDTLASSSFTRSRDKTSLGLLLQRGFLVLTALYAVVVVVWWFAEDVFRALGQPEEICVMSARFLRLLAPGGLGYVWFECMKKFLQAQAIYRPGTYALMLTSPLNALLNYLLIYKLDMGLDGAPIATGISYWLSFFFLVGYAVFVQGSECWGGFDLRRAATNVGPFARLAALGVVHVGTEWWAFEIVALAAGRLGTLPLAAQSVIMTADQIINTIPFGLGVAESARLGNLLGAGDVRGARRSAHSAAILSVVFGTTLLVVLMAARHRVGALFNDDEQVIALVAEVVPYVALFQIADGLNGSCGGALRGMGRQWVGALVNCVSYYGGALPGGIYLAFNGWGLAGLWMGQCVALSLVGVLEWVIVGMSDWPEEVRRAIDRLRDDEDGNKSVVEEEVVE, from the coding sequence ATGCCGCCATCAATCTCTTCCAGGTCGGCAACGGCCCACGAGGAGGAAGCCATCGAGACCACGGCCCTCCTCccgcgccagcagcagcagcagcagcaccgctCCCGCGCCGAGTACGCAGCGTGGTTGCGAGAGATATGGTTCCTCACCAAGGCGTGCGTCCCCGTCATCCTGGCCTACATGCTGCAAAACAGCCTGCAGACCATCTCGGTGCTCATCGTCGGCCGCCTGTCGCCCGAGGCCCtctcggccgccgccttTGCCTACATGTTCGCCATGGCAACGGCGTGGCTGATCGCCCTGGGCGGCACCAGCGCCCTCGACACGCTCGCCTCGTCGTCCTTCACCCGCTCCCGGGACAAGACcagcctgggcctgctgctgcagcgcggcttcctggtgctgacggccttgtacgcggtggtggtggtggtgtggtgGTTCGCCGAGGACGTGTTCCGGGCGCTGGGCCAGCCCGAGGAGATCTGCGTCATGAGCGCCCGGTTCCTCAGGCTGCTGGCGCCGGGCGGGCTCGGCTACGTCTGGTTCGAGTGCATGAAGAAGTTTCTGCAGGCGCAGGCCATCTACCGCCCCGGCACGTACGCGCTGATGCTGACGTCGCCGCTCAACGCCCTGCTCAACTACCTCCTCATCTACAAGCTGGACATGGGCCTGGACGGCGCCCCCATCGCCACGGGCATCTCCTACTGgctttccttcttcttcctggTCGGCTATGCTGTCTTTGTCCAGGGCAGCGAGTGCTGGGGAGGGTTCGACCTGCGCCGCGCGGCCACCAACGTCGGCCCCTTTGCGCGCCTGGCCGCGCTGGGGGTCGTGCACGTCGGCACCGAGTGGTGGGCCTTTGAGATTGTGGCGCTGGCGGCGGGGAGGCTGGGCACGCTGCCGCTGGCGGCGCAGTCGGTCATCATGACGGCGGACCAGATCATCAACACCATCCCGTTCGGGCTCGGGGTGGCCGAGTCGGCGAGGTTGGGGAACCTGCTGGGCGCGGGCGACGTGCGAGGGGCGCGTCGCTCTGCGCACTCGGCGGCCATCTTGTCGGTGGTCTTTGGCACGACGCTGCTGGTGGTGTTGATGGCGGCTCGGCACAGGGTCGGGGCGCTCTTCAACGACGACGAGCAGGTCATCGCGCTCGTGGCCGAGGTGGTGCCGTACGTGGCGCTGTTCCAGATCGCCGACGGGCTCAACGGCAGCTGCGGCGGTGCGCTCAGGGGCATGGGCAGGCAGTGGGTCGGCGCCCTGGTCAACTGCGTGAGCTACTACGGAGGCGCGCTCCCCGGAGGCATCTACCTCGCCTTCAACGGATGGGGGctggcggggttgtggatgGGCCAGTGCGTGGCGCTGTCGCTGGTCGGAGTGCTGGAGTGGGTGATTGTGGGCATGAGCGACTGGCCCGAGGAGGTGCGCAGGGCGATTGACAGGTTACGGGACGACGAAGACGGTAATAAGAGTGTTGTCGAGGAGGAAGTGGTGGAGTGA